A genomic segment from Paraburkholderia hayleyella encodes:
- a CDS encoding SCO family protein — translation MSTSSPPPSKTDSPAAAPLPGQPTSKGSWKRGRWMVLFLALVCAAPVIASYLTYYVFKPKGGTSSYGTLIEPQRPIPPALMVTGDDGKPLRLASLRGRWLLISVDSSACDKACVTKLYFMRQIRATQAGQRERLVPVWLRTDSAKVPDVIREAYPDTGMLIADPAAIAKWLPNDAGTTMVDHIYLVDPNGNLMMRFPKNPNPSKIKVDVTKLLKFSGIG, via the coding sequence GTGTCCACTTCGTCTCCTCCTCCGTCGAAAACGGATTCCCCCGCGGCTGCCCCGTTACCCGGCCAGCCTACAAGCAAAGGTTCATGGAAGCGCGGCCGCTGGATGGTGCTGTTCCTGGCGCTGGTGTGTGCCGCGCCCGTGATCGCATCGTATCTAACCTATTACGTGTTCAAGCCGAAGGGCGGGACCTCAAGCTACGGCACGCTGATCGAGCCACAGCGGCCTATTCCGCCGGCGCTGATGGTGACGGGCGATGATGGCAAACCGCTCAGGCTGGCATCGCTCCGTGGCCGTTGGTTGCTGATCTCGGTTGATAGCAGCGCGTGCGACAAGGCTTGCGTTACCAAGCTCTATTTCATGCGTCAGATCAGGGCTACCCAGGCTGGGCAACGTGAACGGCTGGTTCCTGTGTGGCTGCGAACTGATTCCGCAAAGGTGCCGGATGTGATCCGCGAGGCTTATCCCGATACCGGCATGCTGATTGCCGATCCCGCTGCGATTGCAAAATGGTTGCCTAATGACGCGGGCACGACGATGGTCGATCACATTTATCTGGTTGACCCGAATGGCAACCTGATGATGCGTTTTCCGAAAAATCCGAACCCCAGCAAGATCAAGGTCGATGTGACGAAACTGCTGAAGTTCTCGGGCATTGGCTGA
- the cyoE gene encoding heme o synthase codes for METTLPHTLGSRISQYIALTKPRVTQLAVFCAVIGMFLSTPGMVPWTILIGGTVGIWLLAGAAFAINCLVEQKVDAMMRRTAWRPSARGEITPVQILVFSAVLGGLGMWTLYTFTNALTMWLTLATFVGYAVIYTLLLKPATPQNIVIGGASGAMPPALGWAAVTGAVPGDAWILVLIIFVWTPPHFWALALYRRKDYENSGLPMLPNTHGEQYTRLHILLYSVILLAVTLMPFISGMSGLVYLVSAVLLGAVFLAYAWKIYREYSDALARKLFRYSIVYLSLLFAALLIDHYTRVLIGA; via the coding sequence ATGGAAACCACTCTCCCTCATACCCTTGGCAGCCGCATCTCGCAATACATTGCGCTGACCAAGCCGCGTGTGACGCAGCTTGCGGTGTTCTGTGCCGTGATCGGCATGTTTTTGTCGACACCTGGCATGGTGCCGTGGACGATCCTGATCGGTGGCACGGTGGGTATCTGGTTGCTGGCGGGCGCGGCGTTTGCAATCAATTGTCTGGTTGAACAGAAAGTCGATGCGATGATGCGCCGCACGGCATGGCGTCCTTCCGCGCGTGGAGAAATTACCCCAGTGCAGATCCTGGTGTTCTCCGCGGTGCTGGGCGGCCTTGGCATGTGGACGCTCTATACCTTTACTAACGCGCTGACCATGTGGCTGACCCTGGCCACTTTTGTTGGCTACGCGGTCATCTACACACTGCTGCTCAAACCCGCCACGCCACAAAATATCGTGATTGGCGGCGCGTCGGGTGCGATGCCGCCGGCACTGGGCTGGGCCGCCGTGACGGGCGCCGTGCCCGGTGATGCGTGGATTCTCGTGCTGATTATTTTTGTCTGGACTCCGCCGCATTTCTGGGCGCTAGCACTGTACCGCCGTAAAGACTACGAAAACTCGGGCTTGCCGATGCTGCCGAATACCCACGGCGAACAATACACACGGCTGCACATCCTGCTTTATAGCGTGATTTTGCTAGCGGTCACGCTCATGCCGTTTATTTCGGGCATGAGCGGCTTGGTGTATCTGGTATCGGCGGTGCTGCTTGGGGCCGTTTTCCTGGCCTATGCCTGGAAGATTTACCGTGAATACTCCGATGCGCTTGCGCGTAAGCTTTTTCGCTACTCAATTGTTTATCTCTCGCTGCTGTTTGCCGCGCTGTTGATCGACCATTACACACGCGTCCTGATTGGCGCGTAA
- the nagA gene encoding N-acetylglucosamine-6-phosphate deacetylase translates to MLTGNILTTEGWINGTLEYKNGRITALTGERVDPSDNDAPYILPGFIDLHVHGGGGADVMDAGAAIQTITRTHARHGTTSLLATTMTAPRDQLMNVVAGLGDIVRTRAPGGARVLGVHLEGPYINPGKLGAQPDAAVTAVLDEVLKYLAIAPIRVVTLAPEISGHLHIIAEMAARGVRVQLGHSLGTYDDAVAALKHGACGFTHLFNAMSPLHHRNPGLVGAALAHAEFAEIIPDLLHVHPGAIRAALRAIPRLYVVTDSTSATSMPDGEYHLGSQRVTKCLGGVRLADGTLAGSTLTMDQALRNLVSLGLPLADVSNRLSRYAADYLGIEDRGRIVRGAWADCVVLDRELALKATYVEGEAIVKDA, encoded by the coding sequence ATGCTGACTGGAAACATACTCACCACTGAAGGCTGGATTAACGGCACGCTTGAATACAAAAACGGCCGGATCACGGCGTTGACGGGCGAGCGCGTTGATCCTTCGGATAATGACGCGCCTTACATCCTGCCGGGCTTCATTGATCTGCATGTGCATGGCGGCGGCGGCGCAGACGTGATGGATGCCGGCGCCGCGATTCAAACCATCACCCGCACGCATGCTCGCCATGGAACGACAAGCCTGCTGGCTACCACGATGACTGCACCGCGTGACCAGTTGATGAACGTGGTTGCGGGTCTCGGCGATATCGTGCGCACGCGCGCGCCGGGCGGTGCACGTGTGCTGGGCGTGCATCTGGAAGGCCCTTATATCAATCCAGGCAAACTCGGTGCGCAACCTGACGCGGCCGTAACGGCCGTGCTGGATGAGGTGCTGAAGTATCTGGCGATTGCCCCGATCCGGGTGGTGACGCTGGCGCCGGAAATCTCCGGCCATCTGCACATCATTGCAGAGATGGCGGCGCGCGGTGTCCGCGTGCAGCTTGGACACTCGCTTGGCACTTACGACGATGCCGTGGCCGCGCTTAAACACGGCGCCTGCGGCTTTACTCATCTGTTTAACGCGATGTCACCGCTGCATCACCGCAATCCTGGATTGGTGGGCGCGGCGTTGGCGCATGCTGAATTCGCGGAAATCATTCCTGACCTGTTACACGTTCATCCCGGCGCGATTCGCGCGGCGCTGCGGGCGATTCCGCGTTTGTACGTCGTGACTGACAGTACCTCGGCCACGAGCATGCCTGACGGTGAATACCATCTGGGCAGCCAGCGCGTGACGAAATGTCTGGGCGGCGTCCGTCTAGCCGATGGCACGCTCGCAGGCAGCACGCTGACGATGGATCAGGCGTTGCGTAACCTGGTTTCGCTGGGCTTGCCGCTAGCGGATGTTTCCAACCGTCTCTCGCGTTATGCGGCTGATTACCTTGGCATCGAAGATCGCGGTCGCATTGTGCGTGGCGCGTGGGCTGACTGCGTGGTGCTGGATCGTGAGCTGGCCTTGAAGGCAACCTATGTCGAAGGAGAAGCAATTGTCAAAGATGCTTGA
- a CDS encoding SURF1 family protein, which produces MKIRWLPALLILLVVAVTVRLGFWQRDRAHQKETLQAHITQFEHAPAQSVGATPLVLNEIEFHRVRALGQFVSGQVVYLDNRPYQDQPGFYVVMPFQLKQGGYVLVNRGWLPRNMNARETIAPYTTPSGEIEIEGIARADASRAFELGQGGSAAHQRIRQNLDVHAYANETGLPLQPFVLQQTSDTNDGLVRDWPAPNTGVERNYGYMFQWWGMALAAVAFGLYAARRAARKSAAPDA; this is translated from the coding sequence ATGAAGATTCGCTGGCTTCCTGCGCTATTAATCCTTCTCGTCGTTGCCGTGACTGTGCGTTTGGGTTTCTGGCAGCGCGATCGCGCACATCAGAAAGAAACACTGCAAGCGCACATCACGCAGTTCGAACATGCTCCGGCACAGTCAGTCGGTGCAACGCCACTTGTGCTCAACGAGATTGAATTCCATCGGGTGCGTGCGCTTGGCCAGTTTGTATCCGGTCAAGTGGTGTATCTGGATAACCGGCCGTATCAGGATCAGCCGGGTTTTTACGTGGTGATGCCGTTCCAGTTGAAGCAGGGCGGCTACGTGCTGGTCAATCGCGGCTGGCTGCCACGCAACATGAATGCGCGTGAGACCATCGCGCCTTATACAACCCCGTCGGGCGAGATCGAAATCGAAGGTATTGCGCGCGCCGATGCCAGTCGCGCGTTTGAGCTTGGACAGGGCGGCTCGGCGGCGCATCAGCGGATTCGCCAGAACCTCGATGTTCATGCCTACGCAAATGAAACGGGGTTGCCGTTACAGCCGTTCGTGCTGCAGCAAACTAGTGATACGAACGATGGTCTGGTGCGGGACTGGCCTGCACCCAATACAGGGGTTGAGCGCAATTATGGCTACATGTTCCAGTGGTGGGGCATGGCGCTCGCTGCCGTGGCTTTTGGTCTTTATGCGGCGAGGCGTGCCGCGCGCAAGTCCGCTGCCCCAGACGCGTAA
- a CDS encoding MetQ/NlpA family ABC transporter substrate-binding protein encodes MQRRNILKAFSAVVATVALVTSVGAQADDKVIKVGTIGGPDAQIWAVVQKVAKREGLDVKVIEFNDYIQPNAALEAGDLNANSFQHQPYLDSQVRQRGYKLVTAGLTYISPIGIYSKKLKTVKDLPQGAKIAVPNDPSNENRALLLLQAQGVIQLKAGAGTKGNNATPLDIAANPKKIKLIELDAAQLPRALSDVDAAVVNTNFALAAGLEPTKDAIALEDIRSPYANLIAVRAQDKDKPWVKKLVAAYQSEDVRQFIRTEFKGSMVPSF; translated from the coding sequence ATGCAGCGTAGAAATATTCTGAAAGCGTTTTCCGCGGTGGTTGCGACGGTGGCACTTGTTACTAGCGTTGGCGCGCAGGCGGACGACAAGGTCATCAAGGTGGGTACGATTGGCGGCCCGGATGCGCAAATCTGGGCCGTGGTGCAAAAGGTAGCGAAACGCGAAGGTCTGGACGTTAAGGTCATTGAGTTTAACGATTACATTCAGCCGAATGCCGCGCTCGAAGCCGGTGATCTGAACGCCAACAGCTTTCAGCATCAGCCTTATCTGGACAGCCAGGTTCGTCAGCGGGGCTACAAGCTCGTGACCGCCGGCTTAACGTATATTTCACCGATTGGCATCTATTCGAAAAAGCTGAAAACAGTGAAGGATTTGCCGCAAGGCGCGAAGATCGCCGTGCCCAATGATCCATCGAACGAAAACCGCGCGCTGCTGCTGCTTCAGGCGCAAGGCGTGATTCAGCTTAAGGCCGGGGCTGGCACGAAAGGTAATAACGCCACGCCTTTGGACATCGCGGCCAACCCCAAAAAAATCAAATTGATTGAACTGGATGCCGCCCAGTTGCCGCGCGCGTTGTCGGATGTCGATGCTGCTGTGGTTAATACCAATTTCGCACTGGCTGCAGGGCTTGAGCCGACAAAAGATGCCATCGCACTCGAAGACATTCGCAGCCCTTATGCGAACCTGATTGCTGTACGGGCTCAGGACAAGGACAAACCTTGGGTGAAGAAGCTGGTTGCGGCTTACCAGTCTGAAGACGTGCGTCAGTTTATCCGGACTGAGTTCAAGGGCTCGATGGTGCCTTCGTTCTAA
- a CDS encoding twin transmembrane helix small protein: protein MHILVPIAFVLIIASLFSALYFMMHDRGRTKRMVWSLATRVGLSISLFLFILFAHWMGWIQSTGIPYGR, encoded by the coding sequence ATGCACATCCTCGTTCCCATCGCTTTCGTTCTGATCATCGCCAGCCTGTTTTCCGCGCTCTATTTCATGATGCATGACCGCGGCCGGACAAAACGCATGGTGTGGTCGCTCGCTACGCGTGTCGGCCTGTCGATTTCACTCTTCCTGTTTATCCTGTTTGCTCACTGGATGGGCTGGATTCAATCGACTGGCATTCCATACGGACGCTAA
- a CDS encoding COX15/CtaA family protein, with translation MFVLQLGLIGLCIALLPLSYVWVKADDSKFRKLVWVTTFLTLDLVMFGGFTRLTDSGLGCPDWPGCYGTASPFVAHAEITAAHQALPSGPVSMTKAWIEMIHRYFAMAIGVLIIAQTVIAWAARWRRQPLHVSPWWPTGLLLLILVQGAFGAWTVTLKLQPAIVTLHLLLGLALLGALGWLAARLTPLPTPNPDATRWQTAAWLALALLVVQIALGGWVSTNYAVLACTDFPTCNGYWVPPMNFEQGFHLWRVLGMTGDGEVITQDALVAIHWTHRAFAVVVLAYLVWFALKLRRFSSLRRLADGVLLIVVIQFVTGLSNIVLQWPLPVAVAHNGGAALLLLLLVMLNFRIVSSRPGPTIST, from the coding sequence ATGTTTGTCTTGCAACTGGGCCTGATTGGTTTATGCATTGCGTTGCTGCCGCTGTCGTATGTGTGGGTGAAGGCAGACGACAGCAAATTTCGCAAGCTGGTCTGGGTGACCACTTTTTTAACGCTGGACCTCGTGATGTTTGGCGGTTTTACCCGATTGACTGATTCGGGTCTGGGCTGCCCGGACTGGCCCGGCTGTTATGGCACAGCATCGCCATTCGTCGCGCATGCGGAGATCACGGCGGCGCATCAGGCGCTGCCCAGTGGCCCCGTGAGTATGACCAAGGCATGGATCGAGATGATTCACCGTTATTTTGCGATGGCGATTGGTGTGCTGATCATCGCGCAGACGGTGATTGCATGGGCTGCGCGCTGGCGTCGGCAGCCGCTGCATGTGTCGCCTTGGTGGCCGACGGGGCTGCTATTGCTGATTCTGGTGCAGGGCGCATTTGGCGCCTGGACGGTGACGCTCAAGTTGCAGCCGGCCATCGTGACCTTGCATTTGCTGTTGGGGCTGGCACTGCTTGGTGCGCTGGGCTGGCTAGCCGCGCGTCTGACGCCGCTCCCCACGCCCAACCCGGATGCCACGCGCTGGCAAACCGCGGCGTGGCTTGCCCTGGCATTGCTGGTGGTGCAGATTGCGCTGGGTGGCTGGGTTAGCACGAATTACGCAGTGCTGGCATGTACGGATTTCCCGACATGCAATGGGTACTGGGTTCCGCCGATGAATTTCGAACAGGGCTTTCATTTGTGGCGTGTACTAGGCATGACAGGCGATGGCGAGGTGATTACCCAGGATGCGCTGGTTGCCATTCATTGGACGCATCGCGCTTTTGCTGTTGTAGTCTTGGCCTATCTGGTCTGGTTTGCATTGAAGCTGCGCCGCTTTAGTTCACTGCGGCGGCTAGCCGATGGCGTGCTGCTGATTGTCGTGATCCAGTTTGTCACGGGCTTGTCGAATATCGTTTTACAGTGGCCGTTGCCGGTTGCCGTGGCCCACAACGGCGGGGCCGCGCTGCTGCTGCTGTTGCTCGTTATGCTAAACTTTCGGATCGTCTCCAGCCGTCCCGGCCCCACGATTTCCACTTAA
- a CDS encoding SCO family protein has protein sequence MLKYRFARAVRVALTACTLASAVLVASCGKDTPAFQNVDITGNVQFGTDFALPDTSGKMRTLADFKGQAVVLFFGYTHCPDVCPTTLAELSQALQQLGPEAAKRVQVLFVTVDPSRDTPELMAQYVKAFNPTFVGLRPADHAQLVEITKAFRVYYAKVPGSTPDNYTMDHTAASYVFDPAGKLRLFARDGQGPAPWVHDLKLLLD, from the coding sequence ATGCTCAAATACCGGTTTGCACGTGCAGTGCGCGTTGCGCTGACAGCCTGCACGCTGGCCAGCGCGGTTCTTGTTGCCAGTTGCGGCAAAGATACGCCTGCGTTCCAGAATGTCGATATCACGGGCAATGTGCAATTCGGGACAGATTTTGCGTTGCCCGATACCAGCGGCAAGATGCGCACGCTGGCGGATTTCAAGGGGCAGGCGGTGGTGCTGTTCTTTGGCTATACGCATTGCCCGGACGTCTGTCCAACCACTTTGGCCGAACTCTCGCAAGCATTGCAGCAGCTCGGGCCGGAGGCCGCGAAGCGGGTTCAGGTGCTATTTGTCACGGTCGATCCATCACGGGATACGCCTGAGCTGATGGCGCAATACGTGAAGGCGTTTAACCCGACATTCGTGGGGTTGCGCCCGGCCGATCATGCCCAGCTCGTCGAAATCACCAAAGCTTTTCGCGTGTATTACGCGAAAGTCCCGGGCTCGACACCGGATAACTACACCATGGATCACACCGCCGCGAGCTACGTATTCGATCCAGCAGGCAAATTGCGTCTTTTTGCCCGCGATGGCCAGGGCCCGGCCCCTTGGGTACACGATCTCAAGCTGTTGCTCGACTAA
- a CDS encoding bifunctional helix-turn-helix transcriptional regulator/GNAT family N-acetyltransferase has protein sequence MNPPISLEQAEAVRHFNRFYTQHIGVLHERLQKSPFSLTEVRVLREIACGRAETASVLTRNLGLDSGYLSRLLTSFEHRGLITRRPSSTDARQSLLALTDDGRAAYEPLETAAINEVSALLARLTPSSQSQLLCAMKTIERLLDDQLPRGDITVRAPRPGELGWIVHRQAQLFAAQYACPQRFESQLAQTVAQFAQNHDPKREACLIACQHDTIVGSALVTAYSPSIAEIRLFYVEPDMRKVGIGARLLETCARFALDANYEMLTLFTTATQIDAQRLCERASFVPVTKAAEANVIAASTEANAVKTTNDAGLIEWRRSL, from the coding sequence TTGAACCCACCCATTTCCCTAGAACAAGCGGAAGCAGTCCGGCACTTCAATCGCTTCTACACACAACATATTGGCGTGCTGCATGAGCGCCTGCAAAAAAGCCCGTTTTCGCTCACTGAAGTCCGTGTTTTACGAGAGATTGCATGTGGCCGAGCGGAAACAGCATCGGTGCTGACCCGTAATCTCGGGCTCGATAGCGGCTATCTGAGCCGCCTGCTGACCAGCTTCGAACATCGCGGCCTGATTACGCGCCGTCCATCCAGCACCGATGCCCGCCAGTCGCTGCTAGCACTCACCGATGACGGACGTGCCGCCTATGAACCGCTGGAAACGGCGGCGATCAACGAAGTCTCCGCATTACTCGCTCGCCTCACCCCCTCCTCGCAAAGCCAGTTGCTCTGTGCAATGAAAACCATTGAGCGCCTGCTCGACGATCAATTGCCGCGCGGCGATATCACCGTTCGCGCACCTCGCCCGGGAGAACTTGGCTGGATCGTGCATCGCCAGGCTCAGCTGTTTGCAGCGCAATATGCCTGCCCACAACGTTTTGAAAGCCAGCTTGCGCAAACCGTCGCGCAATTCGCCCAGAATCACGATCCAAAGCGGGAAGCCTGCCTGATCGCCTGTCAACACGATACGATCGTCGGCTCGGCGCTGGTCACGGCATACTCACCCTCCATAGCCGAAATTCGCCTGTTTTACGTCGAACCGGATATGCGCAAGGTGGGCATCGGGGCCCGGCTGCTCGAAACCTGCGCACGTTTTGCGCTCGATGCCAATTACGAGATGCTCACGTTATTCACCACGGCAACCCAGATTGACGCACAGCGGTTATGCGAACGCGCGAGCTTCGTTCCTGTCACCAAGGCTGCCGAAGCTAACGTCATCGCTGCATCCACAGAGGCAAACGCAGTTAAAACAACAAACGACGCCGGGCTGATCGAATGGCGGCGCAGTTTATAA
- a CDS encoding cytochrome c oxidase subunit 3, with product MSAQNESPYYFVPHPSRHPISTAVGLVVMLGSFAAWLNGETWAPITTFLGLLWFLFTLWHWFGDAIAESEGGMYGKRVDKSYRWSMSWFIFSEVMLFAAFFGGLFYARAIAMHQLGSLDYKLIWPDFTAVWPNDGPAALVSHFKTMSPWPIPTINTALLLASGATLTVSHHALRENHRSRSIAWLAVTLVLGVCFLFLQGYEYFHAYNELNLTLASGVYGSTFFLLTGFHGFHVFLGGTMLAVVLVRLLRGHFTAEHHFAFEGAAWYWHFVDVVWLGLYVVVYWL from the coding sequence ATGAGCGCTCAAAACGAGAGCCCCTATTATTTTGTACCGCACCCGTCGCGGCACCCGATCAGCACGGCTGTGGGCCTGGTGGTCATGCTCGGGTCGTTTGCGGCGTGGCTTAACGGCGAAACTTGGGCACCCATCACGACTTTTCTTGGGTTGTTGTGGTTTCTTTTCACGTTATGGCACTGGTTTGGCGATGCGATCGCCGAGTCAGAAGGCGGCATGTACGGCAAGCGCGTCGACAAATCGTACCGCTGGAGCATGAGCTGGTTTATTTTTTCCGAAGTCATGCTCTTCGCTGCTTTTTTTGGCGGGCTTTTTTATGCACGTGCCATTGCGATGCACCAGCTTGGCAGTCTCGATTACAAACTGATTTGGCCTGATTTCACGGCAGTCTGGCCGAATGACGGCCCAGCAGCGCTTGTGTCGCATTTCAAGACGATGTCGCCATGGCCCATTCCAACGATCAACACGGCGTTGTTGCTGGCGTCGGGTGCAACGTTGACGGTTTCGCACCACGCCTTGCGCGAGAATCATCGCAGCCGTTCGATTGCCTGGCTGGCCGTGACGCTAGTACTGGGCGTGTGCTTTTTGTTCCTGCAAGGCTACGAATATTTCCATGCCTATAACGAACTGAACCTGACGCTGGCGTCCGGCGTGTATGGCTCAACGTTTTTCCTGCTGACCGGGTTTCACGGTTTTCACGTGTTTCTTGGCGGCACGATGTTAGCGGTGGTGCTGGTGCGCTTGCTTCGCGGGCACTTTACTGCCGAGCACCATTTCGCGTTCGAAGGGGCGGCATGGTATTGGCACTTCGTGGACGTCGTTTGGCTCGGACTCTATGTTGTCGTGTACTGGCTATAA